The following DNA comes from Candidatus Binatia bacterium.
TTGAGCACACCCGCAAGCGTTGCTCCGCGAAGGCCCGTGTTGACGCCGAAAAGCGTAAGCCCGGCAATCCCGCAGCCGCCGTACAGTGAAAGCAGCTCGAGGTGGTTCTCGAGCAGCATCGCGACGTGGCCGGGCCGGGAATTACCGATGGAGCCGAGGCGCCCGAGCAGGAAATGGGCGTTGCGCGTCGCTTCGTCGCGGAACTGGCCGTACGTCCACGTACGGTCGTTCTGGCGCAGCAGAACGCGACCGTTCACCTCGCGGTGGTCGGCCCGTGCCTGGATCTGGTCGCGCAGAGTGTAGTTGGCCTCGAACTCGAAAGGCTGGTCAGACACCCGGATTCTTCCCCTCCGACAACGTCCCGCCTGCCCCGCAGCGCCGTCGCGTCCGGCGACGATACACGGCCGCTGGAGGCGGAGCCAGAGCGCCGGCGGCGTACTCTTTCTACCAGACTGCCAGCCTACCAGGCCTTCAGGCCTTGACGCTTTCAGGCTGTCCCGGCGGCTGGCGCCTCGTAGTCGGACGCGGTGCGCCGTGGAACCGGCAGGCGGAAGCGGAACGTCGCGCCCTCGCCCTTTCGCCCTTCGGCCGACACTGCTCCCCCGGGGCGGCGAATGATGCGGTCGACGGTGGCTAGGCCGATGCCCGAGCCTTCGAACTCGTCGCTCCTGTGCAGGCGCGAGAAAGGCCGGAACAGCTTGCCGGCAAGGCCCGGATCGAAACCGCTGCCGTCGTCGCGGACGAAATAGACGACCGAGTCGCCGGTCCTCTCTTCGACTCCGAACTCGATGCGCGCCGATTCCTTCTGGGCTGTGTACTTGAACGCGTTGCCGAGAAGATTCTGCACGACGAGACGAAGCAGGCCCGGATCCCCCCACGCGAGAAGTCCGTCCCCGATCGACCAGTCGACCTGGCGCTGCGGTGCCGCGGCGCGCAGGTCGTCGACAAC
Coding sequences within:
- a CDS encoding ATP-binding protein, which translates into the protein VVDDLRAAAPQRQVDWSIGDGLLAWGDPGLLRLVVQNLLGNAFKYTAQKESARIEFGVEERTGDSVVYFVRDDGSGFDPGLAGKLFRPFSRLHRSDEFEGSGIGLATVDRIIRRPGGAVSAEGRKGEGATFRFRLPVPRRTASDYEAPAAGTA